The DNA region ATTTTAACCCTTATAATTTATCATTTGGGTTATTAGCAATAGCATACTGCCTGGCTATTCTGCTTATAATCACCCTTCCTGTACATTCTTCACTAATTCCACCAAAATAACATTGTAAAATATGCATTGGATCTTAGAATTCCTCTGTTTAAAATTTATCTGCCATCATCTGTTGCATAAAGTCGAACCACTTAACCTGATATGAGTTTATTTATGAGCTGGCCCTTTGCCTAtgctttcccaccaacattgtGATCTCCAAATTCAGTCTAACAGTTTGAAGTTACTAGAAcataccatattctttttttgcctttgtgcTTAGCATGTACTGGTGCTCTACCCTGAATGTTCTTCCCTTCTTGTCTACTTGGCAAACTCTTAACTCATCTTAAAAGCCAGTTCAGATGTTTGTGATTCTTGGATGCTTTCTATGACCTCTATAATCaggcatattttttctttttgttctcataTGTTGTTATGCTTGAGACGTGGTCTCGTCATTTGTTTACCTATCTCCCTCGCTAGATCTCTAGGTTCCATAGGAACAGCATTGTAATTCAGCTCCCTATTTTTCTATACCTAGTACAATGCATGATATATTgtagacctttaaaaaaaaaatggtctttgaTGTTCCTTCCTATTAGTCTTATTACGGTGAGAATATggagtcttttttatttatttctttggaattCATTCTAAAGGTGTCTGAGGGCATAGAAGCAGTAATAAGTGTGGGCAGGAAGAATTGTTAATATCTTGCCTTTTGTTAATACAGTTGAGTGCTTAGAATTTGGAGGAAATAGTGCTGCAAGCAACAAGCTATCCAAACCCATCTTTGCTTTGTTTACTAGAGGTTAAGAGGCAGCTTGTTGTTTAACTCGCCAGCAGGTAACTAATGACAATTCAGTCCTTCATGGGCATCCAATTCTACACAGTCATCCACCTTTAGGAGAAGTCATTTTCTTGGTCCTCACTACTGTAgtcatttcttcatcttctttgaGAGACTTTTTTCTTATGGTAATAGAATTGATTTCAAAACTAgtttccaaataaataataaaacaggacaTTTATTTGGGGATAGGGAAATTAGTTCACACcactaaaattaacttttaataaaaatgcaaaatctgcattatttataaagcacttagaaaccACTAATTTATTCACTGTAGTTAAGTGATAGGCATCTTTTATATAATTGTTCAACCTAACTCCTCTGAGAAGactcaaaattttattatttttaaaaacctgattatggggcgcctgggtggctcaggcggttgagtgtctgccttcggctcaggtcatgatcccagggtcctgggatcgagccccgtcaggctctctgctcagcggggagtctgcttccccctctgcctctgcctaccactccccctgcgtgtgctctctccctttctcaaataaataagtaaaatctttaaaaaataaaaaaattaaaacctgatTATTTCCTAATTCTTTAATACGTGATATGGAGCTTTATTGCATTTAATACATGCAGCACATCTTCCTGCTGTACTTCCATTGAGTTCTCTGATAAGCAGGAGTCAGTTGGGTAATAAAAGGACAGTAGTGCCCCCAGCCTTATCCAcggttttgctttctgtggttttggttaccTGCTGTTGACTGCCACCTGGAAGCAGATGACTGTCCTTCCGACATACTGTCAGACGATCAGTAGTAGTCTTAATGCTCTGTCACAACTCCTGCGTCATTCACCTCATTATGTAGGCCTTTCATCATCTCACATCGTAAGAAGAAGGGTGAACACAGtgcaataaggtattttgagagagaccacattcacataacttttattatagttaCTGTTATAATTGTTCTCTTTTATTAGTAGTacttgttgttaatctcttactgtgcccaattgataaattaaactttatcataggtatgtacgTATAGGGAAAAACATAGTAAATATAGGGTTCATTACTATCtgcggtttcaggcatccactggaagttttggaacatattcctgcagataaggggggactactatAATCAGTGCAAATGGATAATTTATCTACAGTTCACAGTGCCCCTTTTCTGGAGGTTTGGTTATCTTAATGATAAGTTTATTACTTAATTAGGAAATCATATCTTTTTATGCTTTGAACTGACAGCACGTGTTGATACCTTTTTTTCTTACTAGCAATAGGCGTATTAcaataaagtcattttaaattgttatattttcaaaGGTCTTAAgttgctttatgattttttttattcaagattAGAgtatcttttgatatttttgaaggttttgaaaagataggaaaagagaaagtaaatccCCATTTCAATCAACCATTTGGTGCTGCACCTTTCCCTTtggttgctttttttccttttagtagttTTTGGTTTGCTTAATATGGTCCTgctctatatttttattaatttttctaaaatgtatgaTCACTTTGGCACTGTCCTTTTTTCCTAGGGAATCCCAGCTGATTGTCATTACCTAGTGATTTTAGTACCTTCCTTCTTGAAGGACAGTTTATTCATCTCTGTGGTGATTTATTGTGAAAATGCCCACTGGACTTTAAAGTTTAGAACATTTagcttgagggcgcctgggtggctcagttggttaagcgactgccttcggctcaggtcatgatcctggagtcccgggatcgagtcccgcatcgggctccctgctctgcaaggggtctgcttctccctccgaccctcccccctctcatgtgttctctctctcaaataaataaataaaatctttaaaaaaaaaaaaaaaaaaaaaaagaacatttagctTGAAGCAGAAACTGAGAtggcttatttgttttaaatattctaaaataagagTTAATGTAACATACTCTATATGAATTTTGAGTAGTCATTGtcttgattttactatttttttgaaTAGCCAGTTGACCATATACCGTCCTGGCCAGCCATCCCTCTACAAGTCGTTAAACTTTGCTCTCAGTCATCTTAACCCTGCCATAATTGGCCTGACTCCTGGCCGCAGCAGCCATAATTAGTACTGGTCAAGGAGGTGAAAAAGTGACAAAACATGAATGATGCAGTATAAATAGATTTGCCCCTTTTGTTGGAGAAATTAGAGATACTGCGTAGATTTATTTGTGGATTAGTGtagcaaaaaaaaagttattttatttgtaaaagctGACCCTTTAAAAAAGTCTGTGTTTCAAAGCCCTTTggcaaacatttttatattttcggCCCAcattatttaatagaaaattatgtgtatttgtgtttatACATTGATAACAACCTCCCCTGTAATAGGACATGACCAGTAGGCTCTGCCCCATATACTCTACTATCTGGGCCATTGAAAGATAACTTTAAGGTTCATATCTCTTTACTGACTACCTAAGAGTAATAGAAGATGCATGTTTCCTCTGATTTATATAGAATATAATCACACAGTGAGCTCCAGAGAAGTGTGTGTGAGGCACATTGGCCTGAAGAATTTTGTTATTATAGGCTTCTCAGCTTTAGTTCAAGTTACAGGTAATTTCACATTCGTTTTACTCTCAGTTGTTATTCAGAAAAgctgattattttaaatcttaaatgaaTGTTCACTCTTGGGCAGGGTAACTGTTTTCCATTTACCAAAACCTTAGTTGATCCCTCATATGGCAGTGAGACAGAACAAATAAGctgtgaaaacattttattctgaaaCTTTTCAACAAGAATGTTAAAGGTAGGTTAGTATTAGCTAAATGTTTTGACCTATTTTTGAGTAATTAGAATTTCACATCAAGGGAGAATATAATCAATCTAAGCCTTGTTTATCTGCTGGTAATTTTAACTCTTGATAGAAGTACAGCACCTTTGACACTTTTAAATTAATACTTTCTCTAGCCAAGTGTGATAAAATGttatacatttttcctttaaaaaaaaagtatttaaaatgggTAATATTCTGAATGATCACAGTTTTTATCTGTGCTTTTTGAAGATTAAATCAAAGTGCTATAGAAATCATTCTATCAAGCTATCTtacatataaagttttaaaaaatgaatcaaggCAGGAAATCttttttctacaataaataagtactttaagatttttcttttcccctgtttGATTTCGAATCTTGTTTAGTGTTTACTGCCTGTATCATTTTTTGTTTGCATTATCACTCTTGTATGTGTCTCATGAATTCACTTGAAtattgcagtttatttttttattaaaaaaacccacatactTTTCATATTAAAACATAAGTATCAACACAGCTTAATTGGAACTTATATAACTTCTGGGtggcatttgtaaaatgaattgttgcttaatgttgtttttaattttaatagcctCAAGTACTACAGCCTTCCAGCAGCCTTCCCAGACCCACAGACCACGCCCAGGGAAAACTAATAAAGCCGCAACATATCGAGGCCCACAGTGAATGCACAATCCAGGACATACAGCAGGGTGTTGCACATCTGGATGAAAGCTTTACACATGGCTTACAACAAGAAAGCAGCTATGGTCTGGAAGACCGGCCTTTTTCTTCAAGCCCACAATTCGCTGAGGATGTGGCTAAGAATACATCTTCTGAAGCAAACTTGAACATGACCACGAATGCTCAAGAGCCTTATCATTCGGCAAATAATCAAATTAGTGACATGCAATTTGTACCTACTTCCCTTCAGATGCTTCCCCAGTCAAGTACAGTAGACCATACTAAGAGAGTTGGAAGAAATCAGTCTTCACTGGAGGGCTACACATCCCAGCCCAAGTCCTTACCGCTTTTTAAGCCATCCATCTCAAATTCTTTGGTACCTCCTCCAGTTTCTGAATCATCTCCAAGTAGGACTCCCACTTATAAAAAGTCACCAATAATCACACCATGGAATTCATCAAAACTTCAGCCAACATCTAGTCAAACAAATCTTGCAAGCAATCCAAATCCAAAAGCATCTAAGCTCCGTCCCCCTTCTGGCTCTttcagacaaaaacaaataagcagcTCCCAACTAGAGCCTCAAAACTTCCAGGCCAAGACAAGCATCCCAAGGCCTctaacaagaagaaaagaaatcatgcaGAATCTGAACGGTAATTTGAATTCTGGGGATTGTTTGGCGTCTAATCGATACTCCCGTCTTCCTAAACCAAAGATACATTAAGTGCACAGCCATCACCTgccaatttgttttttaaaaaaacaatctgtTCTGTAATAGCTTTATGTGCAGTTTGCTACCATGATGGAGGTTTCATTGAAAGCTTgcaaatcttaaaattaaaatgtggaaGCTTCTAATAGTTTGGCTCTTCCATTTTATATCCTGGTTGAAGTACACAGCATTTGAGCATATTTGTCTCAGGTAAACACAAAAGTTTGCTTACCCATTTCAGAGACCTACAGAAGGCTCTAATCATGTTATCCATCCCTCTGCACATCAGAAAGTTCATAAAATTCCACTTAGCAGGCAAGAAAAGTGCTTTGTTCATTTAGTCCTTTTAAGGTCTGTATTAAATGTGGTTCTTAGAGCCTCACCCTTTTTCACTTGTCCCTCCTGTGAATATGGTTACTGTTTTAACTGAAGATATGGTGATAATTGAAGATGGTAGACTGTAAGTAAAATTCTGGCCAGTGCTTTGTGTATTCAAAAGGTCTATGCAAAAGCTTTGTGATGAATAAAAGAGATCAGGCTTTTAATGGGAAGTctatgtaagttttatttttccttgctaGGATCAGCCAGTTAgtctcagtatttatttatttaccacataaagaaacataaaaatgtttcatgtgaTATAAAAACCAATTATATGTTGCTTTAGCATCTTgttttgcatgtgtgtgagtacacacacacacgcacatgcgcacacacacacgcacacacaccctcccaccccatttgtatttgtttttgctaCTCCATAAATTTTGGAAAGCTTGGGTTACATCTTGAAGCCTGTACCTAAAGATGTATTCATTTTGTAACATGTGTTGTTGGTGCTAGAGTTTTGCTGGTAATTGTTTTGAACCCTGTAGGCTTATGGATCCATGATAGCTGTTTTAAGGTTCCAcagcttatattttaaattaagtctttattataatatttatatttattgacttTCTGCTAATATCTGAAGACTGGAATAATGGACTTGAAATGTTTGCACAAACTTTTGATGAGCTATAAATACCCCACAGAATAGGGACTGAAACTATTTTCTATAGcaaaacagttaaaatattttgagaataattATAAACTTAAGTAAGACTATCTTGAGAAAGCTGGAATTCttagtagttttgtttttctgagttttcCAGGTTTCCCTTTTATGTTAGtgtgtttggcagtttcttgagAAGTAGATTTGGGATGAAAAATAGAATTGGAGAGGGACATTGTGTTTTACTAAAAGGTATTAAAAGCTATCCTAATGTTCTAGGAAGGTAGCTGGGGAAC from Neomonachus schauinslandi chromosome 6, ASM220157v2, whole genome shotgun sequence includes:
- the CCSER2 gene encoding serine-rich coiled-coil domain-containing protein 2 isoform X5, which encodes MNRFDRSDRNVRQSQEGFWKRPPQRWSGQEHYHLSHPDHYHHHGKSDLSRGSPYRESPLGHFESYGGTPFFQAQKMFVDVPENTVILDEMTLRHMVQDCTAVKTQLLKLKRLLHQHDGSGSLHDIQLSLPSSPEPEDGDQIYKNEDLLNEIKQLKEEIKKKDEKIQLLEHQLATRCNCHQKSKEEKCTYADKYTQTPWRRIPPQVLQPSSSLPRPTDHAQGKLIKPQHIEAHSECTIQDIQQGVAHLDESFTHGLQQESSYGLEDRPFSSSPQFAEDVAKNTSSEANLNMTTNAQEPYHSANNQISDMQFVPTSLQMLPQSSTVDHTKRVGRNQSSLEGYTSQPKSLPLFKPSISNSLVPPPVSESSPSRTPTYKKSPIITPWNSSKLQPTSSQTNLASNPNPKASKLRPPSGSFRQKQISSSQLEPQNFQAKTSIPRPLTRRKEIMQNLNGNLNSGDCLASNRYSRLPKPKIH